From Oscillospiraceae bacterium CM, a single genomic window includes:
- a CDS encoding acyltransferase family protein, translating to MEQSTERKRVDGRLLYIDLLRIISCFAVIIIHVSASNQYSVSVASTAWKAFNVYDGLARFAVPVFVMISGAMNLNPDKPFTFKELFKRRLLKITIAWAVWELFYAFVDFIWRGAPVGPTALLDFLETAARGHYHLWFLPMLIGLYLTVPILRAVTEKRDKNLVLYAIILFFLFSVLKPALMLLQIPEAVKELIDRIPLGVIGGYAGYFLLGYYLGTYPVSRRATVALAALGLLGAGATVFITALRSEDSGVTYGLMYDFMSLPVFFLSVGVFLLFQKAVPRLRLGDKTVKRITSLAACTLGIYLVHAFVTERVYSFGLTTLSFNAAFSVPLIAVLDFVVSWLIVVALRRIPFAKKYLT from the coding sequence TTGGAACAATCTACAGAACGCAAGCGGGTAGACGGCCGCCTTCTCTATATCGACCTGCTGCGCATTATTTCATGTTTTGCCGTCATCATCATCCATGTCAGCGCATCGAACCAATACAGCGTTTCCGTTGCCAGCACGGCCTGGAAGGCCTTTAATGTATATGACGGTTTGGCGCGCTTTGCCGTTCCGGTTTTCGTCATGATCAGCGGGGCGATGAATTTAAATCCGGACAAGCCATTCACATTTAAAGAGCTCTTTAAGAGACGCCTTTTAAAAATCACCATCGCGTGGGCTGTTTGGGAGCTTTTTTACGCCTTTGTCGATTTTATCTGGCGCGGCGCGCCGGTCGGACCGACGGCGCTTTTGGATTTTCTGGAAACAGCTGCGCGGGGGCATTATCACCTCTGGTTTCTGCCGATGCTCATAGGCCTCTATCTCACCGTGCCGATTCTGCGCGCGGTGACCGAAAAACGGGACAAAAATCTCGTTTTATATGCGATCATTCTCTTCTTTTTATTTTCTGTTCTGAAACCGGCGCTGATGCTTCTTCAGATACCGGAAGCCGTGAAAGAACTTATAGACAGGATACCGCTTGGCGTCATCGGCGGTTACGCGGGCTATTTTCTGCTCGGTTATTATCTCGGGACGTATCCGGTCAGCCGACGCGCCACAGTCGCCTTGGCGGCGCTCGGCCTGCTTGGGGCGGGGGCGACGGTTTTTATCACGGCGCTTCGTTCGGAGGACAGCGGGGTCACATACGGTCTGATGTACGACTTTATGTCCCTGCCGGTGTTCTTCTTAAGCGTCGGCGTTTTCCTGTTGTTTCAGAAAGCAGTGCCTCGCCTGCGTCTGGGTGATAAAACTGTCAAGCGCATCACAAGTCTTGCCGCGTGCACACTGGGGATTTACCTTGTTCACGCCTTTGTCACCGAGCGCGTTTACAGCTTTGGGCTGACAACGCTATCTTTTAATGCTGCCTTCTCCGTCCCGCTGATTGCAGTGCTGGATTTTGTGGTAAGCTGGCTGATCGTCGTCGCGCTGCGCCGGATTCCCTTTGCCAAAAAATATTTGACATAG
- a CDS encoding NFACT family protein, whose product MPLDAFCLTALCSELAHAVTGLKIDKVQQPERDQILLTLRGYGAPRRLLISAGAQDARVHLTEYSFENPSAPPMFCMLLRKHLAGAKIVSLTQAPLERVVDLRVDAPDALGEAVEKHLILELIGRHSNIILTTGDGLIIDCLRRVDGVMSPVRPVLPGLYYSLPPTQDKRDPLSMTRDAFFAAFKASPPEKEADVWLVQTFHGLSPLVARELVNRSYGETDKRLGAVTDWDGGKLLFASFAALTAAIAAGHFTPVLVVGRDGRMLEFSYTAISQYGDVATMRQMAGFSELLETFYTRRSQAERLTRRAQTLHKTAATAYERLVRKLALQREELKKTEGRERLRELGDLITANLYAVQKGDESVTVVDFYAPDGRTVNIPLDPRKTPQQNAARYYRDYQKAKNAEKVLTGQIVQGDTELLYLKTVLDELKRAASERELQEIRRELVLTGYIKREKTNKKEKTTALPPMKFKSSSGLDIFVGRNNVQNEALTHALAFKSDVWLHAQKIPGSHVVISTHGAVPDAQTLSEAASLAAWFSQGRGGGKIPVDYTLVKHVKKMPGARPGMVTYTDYQTIIAIQQEDIAERLK is encoded by the coding sequence ATGCCGCTTGACGCTTTCTGCCTGACGGCGCTCTGTTCAGAGCTTGCGCACGCCGTAACAGGCCTGAAAATCGACAAAGTCCAGCAACCGGAGCGCGATCAGATTTTACTCACGCTGCGCGGCTATGGCGCGCCCCGCCGTTTGCTCATCTCGGCTGGAGCGCAGGATGCGCGCGTTCATCTTACGGAGTATTCGTTTGAAAACCCATCGGCACCGCCAATGTTCTGCATGCTGCTGCGCAAACATCTAGCCGGGGCAAAAATTGTTTCACTGACGCAGGCGCCGTTGGAGCGCGTCGTCGATCTCCGGGTTGACGCGCCGGACGCGCTTGGCGAAGCGGTGGAAAAGCATTTGATTCTGGAACTCATAGGACGGCACTCAAATATCATTCTGACGACCGGAGACGGCCTCATCATAGACTGCCTGCGGCGTGTTGACGGCGTAATGTCTCCTGTTCGGCCCGTATTACCGGGGCTCTATTACAGCCTGCCGCCCACGCAGGATAAACGCGATCCGCTGTCAATGACGCGGGACGCATTTTTTGCCGCTTTTAAGGCTTCACCGCCAGAAAAAGAGGCCGACGTCTGGCTCGTTCAAACGTTTCACGGCCTCTCGCCGCTCGTGGCGCGCGAGCTTGTGAACAGGTCTTATGGTGAAACGGACAAGCGTCTCGGCGCTGTCACAGACTGGGACGGGGGCAAATTGCTTTTCGCGTCTTTTGCCGCGCTGACAGCTGCTATTGCGGCGGGGCATTTTACGCCGGTTCTCGTTGTCGGGCGCGACGGCAGGATGCTGGAGTTCTCCTACACGGCAATTAGCCAATATGGCGATGTGGCGACAATGCGCCAAATGGCGGGCTTTTCCGAGCTGCTCGAGACGTTTTATACGCGCCGGTCTCAGGCCGAACGTCTGACGCGGCGCGCGCAAACCCTCCATAAAACAGCCGCGACGGCGTATGAGCGCCTCGTCCGCAAATTGGCGCTCCAGCGGGAAGAACTCAAGAAAACAGAAGGCCGCGAGCGTCTGCGTGAACTCGGTGATCTGATAACGGCGAACCTTTATGCCGTCCAAAAAGGCGACGAAAGTGTGACAGTAGTGGACTTTTACGCGCCGGATGGGCGGACGGTTAACATTCCGCTTGACCCGCGAAAGACACCGCAGCAAAACGCGGCGCGTTATTACCGGGATTATCAAAAGGCGAAAAATGCCGAAAAGGTTCTGACGGGGCAGATAGTGCAGGGCGACACGGAACTCTTATACCTGAAAACCGTTCTTGACGAGCTCAAACGCGCCGCCTCCGAGCGCGAACTTCAGGAAATCCGGCGTGAGCTTGTTTTAACAGGTTATATTAAGCGGGAAAAAACAAACAAAAAAGAAAAGACGACTGCACTGCCGCCGATGAAGTTTAAATCGTCGTCGGGTCTCGATATTTTTGTTGGGCGCAACAACGTCCAAAATGAGGCGCTGACGCACGCCTTGGCCTTTAAAAGCGACGTTTGGCTTCATGCGCAGAAAATCCCCGGTTCGCACGTTGTCATTTCAACGCATGGGGCAGTACCGGACGCCCAAACACTTTCAGAGGCAGCGTCTCTGGCAGCATGGTTTTCACAGGGGCGTGGCGGCGGTAAAATACCTGTTGATTACACCCTTGTCAAGCACGTTAAAAAAATGCCGGGCGCCCGCCCCGGTATGGTGACGTATACCGATTATCAGACGATTATCGCCATACAGCAGGAAGACATCGCAGAACGCCTGAAATAG
- a CDS encoding ribonuclease III encodes MTDYLSIQLSDDALHQTSTLGLAQLGDAVYSLMIRSWLCLSGRATAHGLHKASVGFVAAPAQARAVAKIMPELTAAEAAVFKRGRNTRVRTIPRGATQEEYHAATGLEALFGYLYAKGETKRLNDLFARIVENGEGE; translated from the coding sequence ATGACGGACTATCTGTCAATTCAATTATCGGATGATGCATTGCATCAGACGTCGACCCTTGGTCTGGCACAGCTGGGTGACGCCGTCTACAGCCTAATGATCCGCTCGTGGCTGTGTTTAAGCGGCCGGGCGACGGCGCATGGCCTGCACAAGGCTTCTGTCGGTTTTGTCGCCGCACCGGCGCAGGCACGGGCGGTGGCAAAAATAATGCCGGAGCTGACGGCGGCGGAGGCCGCCGTTTTTAAACGCGGCCGTAACACCCGCGTGCGCACCATCCCGCGCGGGGCGACGCAAGAGGAATACCACGCCGCCACAGGGCTTGAGGCGCTTTTCGGCTATCTGTACGCCAAAGGTGAAACAAAAAGGCTCAACGATTTGTTTGCGCGCATCGTTGAAAACGGCGAGGGAGAATAG
- a CDS encoding YihY/virulence factor BrkB family protein → MEHFKRVVVEMADIFAKQRVTRSAAAMSYFITISIFPALICIWAVMSTLHMTDERLLWLSKELIPKDVENVITGYLRYVGQNQSALMILIGVFVTFTSSATAFGTLMKIMADIQGRARFSGFWGFLFNFVVSLGFLLVIIVSGLVIVSGEWLLVHLERSIGTSAFLDIWQWLRFALLFGLLLTMIYLVYRVTAPKETKRKHRLPGAALAAVLLVCVSIVFSRMIGLAVNYPVVYGSLASFIILMLWIYICSIIIILGNVFNIVAFRPEPTA, encoded by the coding sequence ATGGAACATTTTAAACGTGTCGTTGTTGAGATGGCGGATATCTTTGCAAAGCAGCGCGTCACGCGTTCTGCTGCCGCTATGTCGTATTTCATCACCATATCCATATTCCCGGCGCTTATCTGTATCTGGGCTGTGATGTCAACACTGCATATGACAGATGAGCGGCTTCTCTGGCTGTCAAAAGAGCTCATCCCGAAGGACGTTGAAAACGTCATCACCGGCTATCTTCGCTATGTCGGCCAGAATCAATCGGCGTTGATGATTTTGATCGGCGTTTTTGTCACCTTCACGTCTTCGGCAACAGCCTTCGGCACCCTGATGAAAATTATGGCCGACATTCAGGGCCGCGCGCGTTTTTCGGGCTTTTGGGGATTTCTCTTTAATTTTGTTGTTTCACTCGGCTTTTTGCTCGTGATCATCGTCTCCGGCCTTGTCATCGTCTCCGGGGAATGGCTCTTGGTGCATTTGGAGCGCAGCATCGGCACAAGCGCTTTTCTGGATATTTGGCAGTGGCTGCGCTTTGCCTTGTTGTTCGGGCTTCTTTTGACGATGATTTATCTCGTTTACAGAGTGACGGCGCCGAAGGAGACAAAACGAAAACATCGCCTGCCTGGTGCCGCGCTTGCAGCTGTTTTGCTCGTTTGCGTGAGCATTGTCTTTTCCAGGATGATCGGTTTGGCTGTCAACTACCCCGTTGTTTACGGGTCGCTCGCGTCGTTTATTATCCTGATGCTCTGGATTTATATCTGCAGCATAATTATCATTTTGGGGAACGTCTTCAATATTGTGGCCTTTCGGCCGGAGCCGACGGCGTAA
- the ftsZ gene encoding cell division protein FtsZ, giving the protein MSFALESGPDNVVVIKVCGVGGAGNNVVNRMVEAGTQGVEFIAINTDKPALGVSKADQKIQIGEKLTHGQGAGSNPEVGKKAAEESRNNIAKALENADMVFIAGGMGGGTGTGASPIVADIAREAGILTVGVVTKPFGFEGKRRMQQAEEGIKSLLGKVDSLLIIPNDRLKFATDQKLTFANAFAIADDVLQQAVVSISELIKNTGFINLDFADVTSIMKDAGFAHMGVGHAAGKGKAEDAARAAVSSPLMETSIDGARGVLVNITGSLDIGLEDVEAAACLVQEAAHPDANIIFGATFDETMDDEIRVTVIATRFDEKQPERAVAPVSVFDKTAQTPGLFTEASEKKEAVEPKPAPEPVVEEDPFDTIFKIFNSK; this is encoded by the coding sequence ATGTCTTTTGCACTCGAAAGTGGTCCGGACAACGTCGTCGTCATCAAAGTCTGTGGTGTTGGCGGCGCTGGCAACAATGTTGTCAACAGAATGGTTGAGGCCGGTACACAGGGTGTTGAGTTTATAGCAATTAATACGGACAAGCCTGCCCTTGGCGTCTCGAAAGCTGACCAGAAGATTCAAATTGGCGAGAAGCTGACGCACGGTCAAGGCGCGGGGTCTAACCCAGAGGTCGGCAAGAAAGCCGCCGAGGAAAGCCGCAATAATATTGCCAAGGCGCTTGAAAACGCCGACATGGTTTTCATCGCCGGCGGCATGGGCGGCGGGACTGGAACGGGCGCGTCTCCCATCGTTGCCGATATCGCCAGAGAAGCTGGCATCCTCACCGTCGGTGTTGTGACAAAGCCGTTCGGCTTTGAAGGGAAAAGACGCATGCAGCAGGCCGAAGAGGGAATCAAAAGCCTGTTGGGCAAGGTCGACTCACTGCTCATCATTCCGAATGACCGCCTCAAATTTGCAACCGACCAGAAGCTCACGTTTGCCAACGCCTTTGCCATTGCCGACGATGTGCTGCAGCAGGCCGTTGTCAGCATTTCGGAGCTGATTAAAAATACCGGCTTTATTAACTTAGACTTTGCCGATGTCACGTCAATCATGAAGGACGCCGGGTTTGCCCACATGGGCGTCGGACATGCCGCCGGAAAAGGCAAGGCGGAAGACGCTGCCCGCGCTGCTGTTTCAAGCCCTCTGATGGAGACCTCGATCGACGGCGCGCGTGGTGTACTCGTCAACATCACCGGTTCGCTCGATATCGGTCTGGAGGACGTTGAGGCAGCCGCCTGTCTCGTCCAAGAGGCCGCCCATCCCGATGCTAACATCATTTTCGGCGCAACGTTTGACGAGACGATGGACGATGAAATCCGCGTGACCGTTATCGCCACGCGTTTTGATGAAAAGCAACCGGAACGCGCCGTTGCCCCTGTCTCCGTTTTTGACAAGACGGCTCAGACGCCCGGGCTTTTCACGGAAGCCTCCGAGAAAAAAGAAGCCGTCGAGCCGAAACCGGCGCCGGAGCCGGTCGTTGAGGAAGACCCCTTCGACACGATTTTCAAGATTTTTAACTCGAAATAA
- a CDS encoding FtsQ-type POTRA domain-containing protein, translating to MPEEKQKKHRGQAPAVYGPIAVLLVVFIAVIGSSVFFRVSSIEVDGAKKYSAEQIISTSGIQKGSNLILIDAPSAAALITTNLPYLTDVTIEKRVPDRIVIHVTESQPLAVISDQGIWWLIDQKGRVLEKTDAYNASLKIQISGLTPTALIPGRQIAVADGDKTKLLYLTNILSALNNAGISNDVKTLDITSIANISLSYLGCFNVVMGSGEDADYKLAMLSDIVAQLSPDDRGRIDLSSRPALFSPA from the coding sequence ATGCCGGAGGAAAAACAGAAAAAGCATCGCGGGCAAGCGCCTGCCGTTTACGGCCCGATTGCCGTCTTACTCGTCGTCTTTATTGCCGTTATCGGGTCAAGCGTCTTTTTCCGCGTATCCAGCATTGAGGTCGATGGTGCGAAGAAGTATTCAGCCGAGCAGATCATTTCTACCTCCGGTATCCAAAAAGGCAGCAATCTGATATTGATTGACGCCCCATCAGCCGCGGCTCTGATTACGACGAATCTCCCGTATCTCACTGACGTGACGATTGAAAAGCGCGTTCCGGACAGAATTGTGATCCATGTGACGGAGAGCCAGCCGCTTGCTGTCATCAGCGATCAGGGGATCTGGTGGCTCATTGATCAGAAAGGGCGCGTGCTTGAGAAGACCGACGCGTATAACGCCTCGCTCAAAATCCAGATCAGCGGCCTAACGCCGACGGCGTTAATACCGGGCCGTCAAATCGCCGTTGCCGACGGTGACAAGACAAAGCTCCTGTATTTAACAAATATTCTCTCGGCGCTGAATAACGCGGGTATATCGAATGATGTTAAAACGCTTGATATAACAAGCATCGCAAATATCAGCCTGTCTTATCTCGGCTGTTTTAACGTTGTGATGGGCAGCGGCGAGGATGCCGACTATAAGCTTGCCATGCTCTCGGACATTGTCGCGCAGCTCTCGCCTGACGACAGGGGGCGGATTGATCTCTCCAGCAGGCCCGCGTTATTCAGTCCCGCGTGA
- the murA gene encoding UDP-N-acetylglucosamine 1-carboxyvinyltransferase — translation MSIIRIDGGNRLDGSVSVHGAKNSVLPIMAASLLACGETVIHNCPSLSDVDAATRILTHLGCQVRRDGDAVFIDSTVLSRCEIPHDLMREMRSSVIFLGAILARLGEAVLSMPGGCELGPRPIDLHLFALRAMGAEIEEEGGNIHCKAKNLHGCRINMALPSVGATENAMLAAASCDGTTIITNAACEPEIWDLQNYMRRLGYNVHGAGTSVVTVSGKGEKGDSAHWVIPDRIVAATYLTCAASAGGIIELKNVIPGHLSTVVDTLSEMGCDVSTGRDFIIIRADRKRRAVKPIITRPYPGFPTDAQPPLMAASLTAEGTTVFVENIFENRYRHAAELLRMGADIKTEGRVAIVSGVKKLRGAPITSTDLRGGAALVVAALGAEGTTEISGVGHIDRGYADLVVNLRALGADIERLN, via the coding sequence ATGAGCATTATACGGATTGACGGCGGGAACCGGCTGGATGGTTCTGTTTCCGTACACGGGGCGAAAAACAGTGTTTTACCGATCATGGCGGCGTCACTGCTGGCGTGCGGCGAAACAGTCATACATAATTGTCCGAGTTTAAGCGATGTTGACGCGGCTACGCGTATCCTGACGCATTTAGGCTGTCAAGTCAGACGCGACGGCGATGCGGTTTTCATTGACTCAACGGTTCTGAGTCGCTGCGAGATACCCCATGACCTGATGCGCGAAATGCGTTCGTCTGTCATTTTCCTTGGTGCCATTCTGGCGCGGCTCGGAGAGGCCGTTTTATCAATGCCGGGCGGCTGCGAGTTAGGACCGCGCCCGATTGACCTGCACCTGTTTGCGCTGCGTGCCATGGGCGCGGAGATTGAGGAGGAAGGCGGCAATATCCACTGCAAAGCAAAAAATCTCCACGGCTGTCGCATCAACATGGCGCTGCCAAGTGTCGGCGCGACGGAAAACGCGATGCTGGCCGCCGCCAGTTGCGACGGGACAACAATTATTACAAATGCCGCCTGCGAACCGGAAATATGGGATTTGCAGAATTATATGCGCCGCCTCGGCTATAATGTTCACGGTGCCGGGACGTCCGTTGTAACGGTTTCGGGTAAAGGGGAAAAGGGTGACAGCGCGCATTGGGTCATCCCGGACCGTATCGTTGCCGCCACATATCTGACATGTGCCGCCTCGGCCGGCGGCATCATTGAACTTAAAAATGTGATCCCCGGGCATCTGTCAACCGTTGTCGACACACTCTCCGAGATGGGATGCGACGTGTCGACAGGGCGCGACTTCATTATCATCCGTGCCGATCGAAAACGACGGGCTGTCAAGCCGATTATCACGAGGCCATATCCCGGATTTCCGACGGATGCGCAGCCGCCGCTCATGGCGGCAAGCCTCACGGCGGAGGGGACAACGGTTTTTGTCGAGAATATTTTTGAAAACAGATATCGCCATGCCGCCGAGCTTTTGCGCATGGGCGCCGACATCAAAACGGAAGGGCGCGTTGCCATCGTCAGCGGCGTCAAAAAGCTCCGCGGCGCGCCGATCACGTCGACCGACCTGCGCGGCGGCGCGGCACTCGTTGTCGCGGCGCTGGGCGCGGAAGGGACGACAGAGATTTCTGGTGTCGGTCATATCGATAGGGGATATGCAGACCTTGTCGTAAACCTGCGTGCCTTAGGCGCTGATATTGAAAGATTAAATTGA
- a CDS encoding UDP-N-acetylglucosamine--N-acetylmuramyl-(pentapeptide) pyrophosphoryl-undecaprenol N-acetylglucosamine transferase produces the protein MKVLLTCGGTAGHINPALAIADELKKICPDCEILFVGSGRRLENRLIPMAGYDLDNIKISGFERSLSPRKLLFNAKALLNLIGAFGQTREIFRHFQPDVAIGTGGYVCYPVLKTAAKKGIPTLIHESNAVPGLTTRLLASKVDKVLVAFADVADLYPHPERVLFTGTPVRGDFASQRKNEARLRLGIDGRPLVVSFWGSLGAEKMNGDIVDFVSYNIESRLFNHIHATGGSAAVTQDVKRKIREKMTGDLPRWIDIRTYIDNMPTVMAAADLVVCRGGASTLAELTLMGKPAVIVPSPNVTNNHQEKNAAQLSKAGGAVVLHERDCSGEKLYQTVKRLVSNRQQLAEMAVSMKKAGVPDSAKKIVERIISMS, from the coding sequence ATGAAGGTTCTGCTGACTTGCGGGGGAACGGCCGGGCACATTAATCCTGCGCTGGCAATCGCCGATGAACTGAAAAAAATCTGCCCCGACTGCGAAATCCTGTTCGTCGGCTCCGGCAGACGCCTGGAGAACAGACTGATCCCGATGGCCGGGTACGATTTGGACAACATCAAGATCAGTGGTTTCGAACGAAGCCTTTCGCCGCGTAAATTACTGTTTAACGCCAAGGCGCTGTTGAATTTGATCGGTGCTTTTGGCCAGACAAGAGAAATATTCAGACACTTTCAGCCGGATGTCGCTATTGGAACAGGTGGCTACGTCTGTTATCCCGTCTTGAAAACGGCCGCTAAAAAAGGGATACCAACACTGATCCATGAGTCAAACGCCGTGCCCGGTCTCACAACGAGGCTTTTAGCCTCAAAGGTGGACAAGGTTCTTGTCGCGTTCGCGGATGTCGCAGATTTGTATCCGCACCCTGAGAGAGTTCTTTTTACCGGTACACCGGTCCGCGGCGATTTCGCGAGCCAGCGAAAAAATGAGGCGCGTCTGCGCCTCGGCATCGACGGCAGGCCGCTCGTCGTCTCTTTCTGGGGGTCGCTTGGGGCCGAGAAAATGAACGGCGATATCGTCGATTTCGTATCGTACAACATCGAAAGCCGTTTGTTTAATCACATCCATGCAACGGGCGGCAGCGCAGCCGTCACACAGGATGTTAAAAGAAAAATACGAGAGAAAATGACGGGCGACCTACCGCGCTGGATTGATATCCGAACGTATATCGATAATATGCCAACCGTGATGGCGGCGGCCGACCTTGTTGTCTGCCGCGGCGGCGCGTCAACACTTGCCGAGCTGACACTGATGGGTAAGCCCGCCGTTATTGTTCCCTCGCCGAACGTGACGAACAACCATCAGGAGAAAAATGCCGCACAGCTGTCAAAGGCGGGCGGCGCCGTTGTCCTTCACGAGCGCGATTGCAGCGGCGAAAAGTTATATCAAACGGTAAAAAGGCTTGTTTCAAATAGGCAGCAGCTTGCAGAAATGGCCGTCTCCATGAAGAAAGCCGGCGTTCCTGATTCGGCCAAAAAGATTGTTGAACGCATCATTTCCATGTCCTGA
- the ftsW gene encoding putative lipid II flippase FtsW produces MTTRGTKQDRAPSQKYDDGERLANPQGGETRLKRGSFDLPFFVLTLVILTIGVVMVLSASFASAYYTSGNPTKYFARQLFFAVTGVAIMIFVSKIKVATFRKYAFVLFVIAVVLLAAVPIIGTKENGAKRWIDLGFTTFQPSEVLKLAEVLLFAVMICVYKEKMKTLKYGVLPFAGVVALVVGLLFLEPHLSASVIIVLLAAIMMFAGGTKARWFVLAAIVVAAVALITVTQFSYASERITAWLHPEADPGDAGYQVLQSLYAIGSGGLFGLGLGQGRQKYLYLPEEHNDYIFAVICEELGYIGAIIILLLFALLIVRGFWLALHAKDRFGSLVITGLTSLLAIQVFLNVAVVTNLLPSTGISLPFFSYGGTALWLQLVEMGMILSISRDIPILRAG; encoded by the coding sequence ATGACGACGCGTGGAACAAAACAGGATCGGGCACCGTCTCAAAAATATGACGATGGGGAAAGACTCGCAAACCCTCAAGGCGGTGAAACACGTTTAAAGCGCGGGAGCTTTGATCTGCCGTTTTTTGTTCTGACACTCGTCATTTTGACAATCGGCGTTGTCATGGTTCTGTCGGCCAGCTTTGCCAGTGCTTACTATACGTCCGGCAATCCGACAAAATATTTTGCCAGACAGCTCTTTTTTGCCGTCACCGGCGTAGCGATTATGATTTTTGTTTCAAAAATAAAGGTGGCAACGTTCCGAAAGTACGCCTTTGTCCTGTTTGTTATCGCCGTTGTGCTGTTGGCTGCCGTACCGATTATCGGCACAAAAGAAAACGGCGCGAAAAGATGGATTGACTTGGGGTTTACCACCTTTCAGCCCTCGGAAGTTTTAAAGCTGGCGGAAGTATTGCTTTTTGCCGTGATGATTTGCGTGTATAAAGAAAAAATGAAAACGCTGAAATATGGTGTTCTCCCGTTTGCCGGCGTCGTCGCCCTCGTTGTAGGGTTGCTCTTTTTGGAACCGCATTTATCGGCCTCCGTCATTATCGTTTTATTGGCGGCGATTATGATGTTCGCCGGCGGGACAAAGGCGCGGTGGTTCGTTTTGGCGGCGATCGTTGTAGCAGCCGTTGCGCTTATTACCGTAACGCAGTTTTCATACGCCTCAGAACGTATTACAGCCTGGCTCCACCCGGAGGCAGACCCGGGCGATGCGGGCTATCAAGTACTTCAGTCGCTCTATGCCATCGGTTCCGGCGGTTTGTTTGGGCTTGGGCTTGGGCAGGGTCGGCAAAAGTATTTGTATCTCCCGGAGGAGCATAACGACTATATTTTTGCAGTCATCTGCGAAGAACTCGGTTATATCGGCGCGATAATCATCCTCCTCCTGTTTGCACTCCTGATCGTCCGCGGATTCTGGTTGGCGCTCCATGCGAAAGATCGCTTTGGGTCGCTTGTCATAACGGGTTTGACGAGCCTTTTGGCCATACAGGTCTTTTTAAATGTTGCCGTCGTGACTAATTTGTTGCCGAGCACCGGTATTTCGCTGCCGTTTTTCAGTTACGGCGGTACGGCACTTTGGTTGCAGCTTGTGGAAATGGGTATGATCTTGTCTATTTCACGCGATATACCCATCCTGCGCGCGGGCTGA